Proteins from a single region of bacterium:
- a CDS encoding type II toxin-antitoxin system VapC family toxin, whose amino-acid sequence MILVDTDVMIDLLREYPPAVAWLDSLGEEEIILPGFVVMELIQGCRNKTEQEKVEKELRTYSVVWPSSKICDEALFALVRYHLSHRLGILDALIGQMAVALNLPLYTFNQRHYAAIPKLKTVQPYKKNP is encoded by the coding sequence ATGATTCTTGTAGATACTGATGTAATGATAGACCTTTTGCGTGAATACCCACCTGCTGTGGCTTGGCTGGATTCCCTCGGTGAAGAGGAAATCATTTTACCTGGATTTGTGGTCATGGAGCTGATTCAAGGCTGTAGAAACAAGACTGAGCAAGAGAAGGTAGAAAAGGAATTGAGAACTTATAGCGTAGTTTGGCCTTCATCAAAGATATGTGATGAGGCGTTGTTTGCGCTTGTCCGTTATCATCTTAGCCACCGGCTTGGAATCCTTGATGCCTTAATTGGTCAAATGGCTGTGGCTTTGAATTTACCTCTATACACTTTCAACCAGAGACATTACGCAGCCATCCCTAAATTGAAAACTGTGCAACCCTATAAGAAGAATCCCTGA